Proteins from one Bacteroides mediterraneensis genomic window:
- a CDS encoding efflux RND transporter periplasmic adaptor subunit: MDTKIEKKSKFSKKMICIIIGSITILSGVLWITFRVNSSSMNVNKDGITISTVQKGEFNDYIRVVGQVIPDHIIYLDAIEGGRVEERLIEEGTQVKAGDIILRLSNPLLNIGILQSEANLAYQENELRNTRLNMEQEHLSLKQERITLNKELIQKQRRFQQYSHLFQKNLISREDYLQSQEDYNSISEQVKVLDERIKQDVQLRDNQLQSLNENIRNIKKSLLLVRERLENLKIKAPVDGQLGNIEAQIGQSISQGERIGQIITPELKIEAKIDEHYVERIHPGLLANFEREGKKYSLKITKVYPEVQNGQFRTDLHFISDRPVNIRSGQTYHLDLQLGDPIEAVLIPRGSFYQSSGGEYVYVVDEKEKVAHLRQVRLGRQNPLYYEVLDGLNPGEKVIISGYDLFGKNEHLKLR, translated from the coding sequence ATGGATACAAAAATTGAGAAAAAATCCAAATTTTCAAAGAAAATGATTTGTATTATAATTGGTTCAATTACTATTCTTTCGGGGGTATTATGGATAACATTTCGTGTCAATTCATCCTCTATGAATGTAAACAAAGATGGTATAACAATTTCTACTGTACAAAAGGGAGAATTTAATGATTACATAAGAGTAGTTGGACAGGTTATTCCGGATCATATCATATATTTGGATGCTATTGAAGGAGGACGAGTAGAGGAACGTTTGATAGAAGAAGGAACGCAAGTAAAAGCAGGAGATATAATTCTTCGTCTTAGTAATCCGCTGTTAAATATTGGTATTTTACAAAGTGAGGCAAACTTGGCTTATCAGGAAAATGAACTTCGTAATACTCGCTTGAATATGGAACAAGAGCATCTTAGTTTGAAGCAAGAACGTATTACACTGAATAAAGAATTAATACAGAAGCAACGTCGTTTTCAACAATACTCACATCTGTTTCAAAAGAATTTAATATCTAGGGAAGATTATTTACAGTCACAGGAAGATTATAATTCAATTTCAGAACAAGTCAAAGTTTTAGATGAAAGGATCAAACAAGATGTACAGTTACGTGATAATCAATTACAAAGTCTAAATGAAAATATACGAAACATTAAAAAAAGTCTTTTACTTGTACGTGAACGTTTAGAAAATTTAAAGATAAAAGCGCCTGTTGATGGACAATTAGGAAATATAGAAGCTCAAATAGGACAATCTATATCTCAAGGTGAACGTATAGGACAAATTATTACCCCAGAGTTGAAGATAGAAGCAAAGATTGATGAGCATTATGTGGAACGTATTCATCCTGGTCTTTTGGCTAATTTTGAGCGTGAAGGGAAAAAGTATAGTTTAAAAATAACAAAAGTATATCCGGAAGTACAAAATGGACAATTTCGCACTGATTTGCATTTTATTTCTGATAGACCTGTGAATATCCGTTCTGGACAAACATATCACTTAGATTTACAACTGGGTGATCCTATAGAAGCAGTTCTTATTCCACGTGGAAGTTTTTATCAGTCAAGTGGAGGGGAATATGTATATGTAGTAGATGAGAAAGAAAAAGTGGCTCATCTGCGCCAAGTTCGATTAGGACGACAGAATCCTTTGTATTATGAAGTTTTAGATGGTTTGAATCCTGGAGAGAAAGTTATTATTTCCGGATATGATTTATTTGGTAAAAATGAACACTTAAAATTACGATAA
- a CDS encoding ABC transporter permease: protein MEYFSQIIKSQRAKKSLTALNLFGLSVCIGSALLILFYVRFELSFDTFHDGDRIYRVESRLYEGNVLTDNWATTTFGHAPVMFREIPGIEQYVRVTAQDREQEVTYKDRQFIEEKYCYTEPAFFDLFNFPIIKGEKEGQLVRPNTVVITESTAHRYFADSDPIGKILTFKTPSSEQHFEVTGIIADMPYNSHLRYDFLLSYSSIPEARRDIWYIHGVYTYIRLKPGKSPSDIEENFHSISKKYKTSALKYKDWRVELIPLKDIHLTPRKSYEKEEKGSKTAVQILFIMAVALLLIGWVNALNLTIARYLERGKEFGLRKVFGASRRQIVIQGLLESGLFNLLALVLALGWIEVLLPIVSRWVGQNFAFDVFNSLECWSMVLIIFVCGTFFIGLYPSFLLTHIKPSDIMRGKFLHSRKGNKIRKILIVIQFVASFILVSGTIVVIRQIHFMQQETSSSMFDRVLVLKYPALTENMSVQMMNFKKRLEQESFISHVAVSGAVPGVEVANYFTNRPYGSDISEIKLIQMFAVDYDYLTLYSPKIICGRIFSENYGNELNKVVLNEEAARLLGYSSPEDALGKQLAMEVLEEPLEIIGVVKNYHQQSLAEPYKPIMFFIKERVPFIATPYISIQLNTEINAKQVAKIEQIYKTYFPSAVFSYFRLSDYNDDLYKSDRNFSWIFTCASLLAIFVACLGLWIMTLFSTMARVKEIGIRKVLGADKKSLFWVLTRELVLLTILATVLGTPLSIILMDEWLRTYAFHIILPWWGYVIAFVLMIFVALLTVVHQVWRVIRLKPMRILRNE from the coding sequence ATGGAATATTTTTCTCAGATTATTAAAAGTCAGAGGGCAAAGAAGTCTCTTACAGCCCTTAATTTATTTGGCCTTTCTGTGTGTATAGGTTCGGCTCTGTTGATTCTTTTTTATGTACGGTTTGAATTAAGTTTTGACACATTTCATGATGGCGATCGAATTTATCGTGTAGAAAGTCGTCTTTATGAAGGGAACGTTTTGACGGACAATTGGGCTACAACGACATTTGGCCACGCTCCTGTCATGTTTCGTGAGATTCCTGGCATCGAACAATATGTAAGGGTGACTGCACAAGACCGTGAACAAGAAGTTACATACAAGGATCGTCAGTTTATAGAGGAAAAATATTGTTATACGGAACCTGCCTTTTTTGATTTATTTAATTTCCCCATAATTAAAGGGGAGAAGGAAGGACAATTAGTTCGTCCAAATACAGTTGTAATTACGGAAAGTACTGCACATCGCTATTTTGCAGATAGTGATCCTATTGGTAAAATCTTGACCTTTAAGACGCCTTCATCCGAACAACATTTTGAGGTTACAGGAATAATTGCAGATATGCCATATAACTCTCATTTACGTTACGATTTTTTATTGTCGTATTCTTCTATTCCAGAAGCAAGACGTGACATTTGGTATATTCATGGTGTGTATACTTACATACGTCTTAAACCCGGTAAAAGTCCAAGCGATATAGAAGAAAATTTTCATTCTATATCAAAAAAATATAAGACATCTGCATTAAAGTATAAAGATTGGAGAGTTGAACTTATTCCTTTAAAAGATATACATTTGACTCCTCGTAAATCATATGAAAAAGAAGAAAAAGGTAGCAAAACAGCTGTCCAAATTCTTTTTATTATGGCTGTAGCTTTATTGTTAATCGGATGGGTAAATGCTTTGAACTTAACTATTGCGCGTTATTTAGAAAGAGGAAAGGAATTTGGGCTTAGAAAAGTATTCGGAGCTTCTCGTCGACAAATTGTAATACAAGGATTACTTGAATCAGGGCTATTCAACTTATTGGCATTGGTCTTAGCTTTGGGATGGATAGAAGTATTGTTGCCTATTGTTTCCCGTTGGGTTGGACAAAATTTTGCATTTGACGTTTTTAACTCATTAGAATGTTGGAGTATGGTATTAATAATATTTGTCTGTGGAACCTTTTTTATTGGTTTATATCCGTCATTTCTACTTACTCATATTAAGCCATCAGACATCATGCGAGGTAAATTTTTACATAGTCGAAAGGGAAATAAAATTAGGAAAATATTAATTGTCATTCAATTTGTAGCTTCCTTTATTTTAGTTTCAGGAACAATTGTAGTAATTAGACAAATACATTTTATGCAACAAGAAACTTCTTCTTCTATGTTTGATCGAGTTTTGGTTTTGAAATATCCTGCTTTAACAGAAAACATGTCTGTACAAATGATGAACTTTAAAAAAAGACTGGAACAGGAGTCCTTTATAAGTCATGTGGCTGTTTCCGGTGCAGTTCCAGGTGTGGAAGTAGCAAATTATTTTACTAATCGTCCTTATGGAAGCGACATATCAGAAATAAAACTGATACAAATGTTTGCTGTAGATTATGATTATTTGACACTGTATTCTCCTAAAATCATTTGTGGCCGTATTTTTTCTGAGAATTATGGAAATGAACTAAACAAGGTCGTCTTGAATGAGGAGGCTGCCAGATTACTTGGATACTCTTCTCCTGAAGATGCATTAGGCAAACAATTGGCCATGGAAGTCTTGGAAGAGCCCCTTGAGATTATTGGTGTTGTGAAAAATTATCACCAACAATCACTTGCTGAACCATATAAGCCAATAATGTTTTTTATAAAAGAACGTGTTCCTTTTATTGCGACACCGTATATTTCTATTCAATTAAATACAGAAATTAATGCAAAACAAGTTGCAAAGATAGAGCAGATATATAAAACATATTTTCCTTCAGCTGTATTTTCATATTTTAGGTTGAGTGATTACAATGATGATTTGTATAAATCAGATCGTAATTTTAGTTGGATTTTTACATGTGCATCATTGCTTGCAATATTTGTAGCTTGTTTGGGGTTATGGATTATGACTCTCTTTTCTACAATGGCTCGTGTAAAAGAAATTGGAATAAGAAAGGTGTTAGGAGCTGATAAGAAAAGTCTTTTTTGGGTTTTAACACGAGAGTTGGTATTACTTACGATATTGGCTACAGTATTGGGAACTCCTCTTTCTATTATTTTGATGGATGAATGGCTTAGAACTTATGCCTTTCATATTATTTTGCCTTGGTGGGGATATGTAATAGCATTTGTGTTAATGATATTTGTCGCTTTATTGACAGTAGTTCATCAAGTTTGGCGTGTAATTCGTTTAAAACCAATGCGTATTTTGAGAAATGAGTAA
- a CDS encoding ABC transporter ATP-binding protein: protein MIRTENLSMVFTTEDVQTRALSNVNLEIKQGEFVAIMGPSGCGKSTLLNILGTLDIPTSGKYFINEKEMTKMNENQLSSFRKKNIGFVFQSFNLIDELTVFENVELPLVYLGIPKKERISKVMNVLEQMNIAHRAKHFPQQLSGGQQQRVAIARAIVTDCPLILADEPTGNLDSTNGIEVMTLLQQLNKQGTTIIMVTHSERDAGYANRVIYLLDGKIVNR, encoded by the coding sequence ATGATTAGAACAGAAAATCTTTCCATGGTCTTTACGACAGAGGATGTACAGACTAGAGCATTAAGCAATGTAAATTTGGAAATTAAACAAGGGGAATTTGTTGCCATCATGGGACCATCAGGATGTGGAAAATCAACGTTGCTAAATATTTTAGGAACGCTAGACATACCTACGTCTGGAAAATATTTTATTAACGAGAAAGAAATGACCAAAATGAATGAAAATCAGTTGAGTTCTTTTCGTAAGAAAAATATTGGCTTTGTTTTCCAAAGTTTTAATCTGATAGATGAATTAACGGTATTTGAAAATGTTGAGTTACCATTAGTTTATTTGGGCATTCCAAAGAAAGAACGAATATCAAAAGTAATGAATGTATTAGAACAAATGAATATAGCCCATCGTGCCAAACACTTTCCACAGCAATTATCAGGAGGACAACAACAACGAGTGGCCATTGCTCGTGCAATAGTCACAGATTGTCCTTTGATATTAGCAGATGAGCCAACTGGTAATTTGGATTCAACAAATGGTATTGAAGTCATGACGCTACTACAACAACTTAATAAACAAGGAACAACAATTATAATGGTTACACATTCAGAAAGAGATGCTGGTTATGCCAATCGAGTGATTTATTTGTTAGATGGCAAAATAGTAAATAGATAA
- a CDS encoding hybrid sensor histidine kinase/response regulator, producing the protein MSIVLRKKIFLGYIIITAIVLFLTVVMVNERFRFRRFEDVINKTNHARENIHKAHLYITRLATLGESVIAWDESDYNRYHYQRLKTDSILLEIKSGCGNFLRPVQIDSLRVLLEAKEIHLFRIMKAVQSWKESDSILTNELPVIATQSVRMKTITKKKKGIAGLFGKKETVQVPYITNEIQDFNERLTSARDWRNNQMEAYADSLRLQNRLLNHKLYDFVSSLDNQIQQSFTEQYLEITETRWKSFRLFAIVISIVIVLFIISFFIILSDIRKEEKIKVKLQQTVLENEDLLEMRKRIILTVSHDIRGPLGNIHNCADLASQTREKKKREPYLEDIRHSCHHILHLVNDLMDAYRINEAGDLRNDTPFYLDRFLQRISDEFSRKAVAKALYLQSEHQNSSFVVKGDADKLEQVLANLLTNAIKFTPSGTISFYSKYLEGKLHIEIRDTGIGMDEETLKRIFAPFERAAQNVNSEGFGLGLFLTKGLVKVLNGIIAVESALGKGSIFKLEFPLPVTDELVEADKPDNDSITILPKNVLVVDDDPILLKIAEDMLGRKGVSCTSCMNFQEVVAALGQSDYDMVLTDVQMPDTDGFALLRLLRNSDIGNSKTIPIAVMTARGDSNTDIYEKEGFVGCIHKPFNIYALLTFLSSVMSQAKVSDAGEFDFSRLLEGTDDNMHMLSLVVDESRKELEDLESALKDDDREVMRKTIHRMIPVWEMLGKEYLLRDFQERLHDMDSSDDFICEHAILIIEWVKKLIEETEKELRKYENTDC; encoded by the coding sequence ATGAGCATAGTATTACGTAAAAAAATATTTCTAGGCTATATCATTATAACAGCTATAGTTTTATTTTTGACTGTTGTTATGGTCAATGAGCGTTTCCGCTTTCGAAGATTTGAGGATGTTATAAATAAAACCAATCATGCCCGTGAAAATATCCATAAGGCTCATTTGTATATTACCAGATTGGCAACTTTAGGCGAATCAGTTATTGCATGGGATGAATCAGATTATAACAGATACCATTATCAGCGTCTTAAAACAGACAGTATTCTGCTTGAAATAAAATCCGGATGTGGAAATTTCTTACGTCCTGTTCAGATAGACTCTTTACGGGTACTGCTTGAGGCGAAAGAGATACATCTGTTCAGGATAATGAAAGCTGTCCAATCCTGGAAGGAGTCTGACAGTATTCTTACGAATGAATTACCTGTAATAGCCACACAGTCTGTTCGGATGAAGACAATAACGAAGAAAAAGAAAGGGATTGCCGGATTATTTGGAAAGAAAGAGACGGTACAAGTTCCATACATCACAAATGAAATACAGGACTTCAATGAAAGATTGACTTCTGCCAGAGATTGGCGGAATAATCAGATGGAAGCGTATGCAGACAGTCTGCGTTTACAGAATAGGCTGTTAAATCACAAGTTATATGATTTTGTTTCTTCTCTTGATAACCAAATACAGCAGTCATTTACAGAACAGTATCTGGAAATAACGGAGACAAGATGGAAATCCTTCCGACTGTTTGCTATAGTGATAAGTATTGTTATCGTTCTGTTTATTATTTCTTTTTTCATTATTCTATCCGATATACGTAAGGAAGAAAAGATAAAAGTCAAACTACAACAAACCGTTCTGGAAAACGAGGATTTGCTTGAAATGCGAAAAAGAATAATTCTGACCGTTTCTCATGATATCCGTGGCCCGCTCGGTAATATTCATAACTGTGCAGACTTGGCTTCCCAAACACGGGAAAAAAAGAAACGCGAACCATATTTGGAGGATATACGCCATTCCTGTCATCATATTCTGCACCTGGTTAATGACCTGATGGATGCCTATCGGATCAATGAAGCCGGTGATTTGCGTAACGACACGCCATTTTATCTTGACCGTTTCCTGCAACGCATCTCAGACGAGTTTTCCCGCAAGGCTGTTGCAAAGGCCTTATATCTTCAATCTGAACATCAAAATTCATCTTTTGTTGTAAAGGGCGATGCAGATAAGCTGGAGCAGGTATTGGCCAATTTACTGACCAATGCCATCAAGTTTACCCCATCAGGAACCATAAGCTTTTATTCAAAATATTTGGAAGGGAAACTGCACATTGAAATCAGGGATACCGGTATCGGTATGGATGAGGAAACGCTGAAAAGAATATTTGCCCCCTTTGAGCGTGCCGCACAGAATGTCAATTCCGAGGGCTTCGGTTTAGGGCTTTTTCTGACCAAAGGACTGGTCAAAGTCCTGAATGGTATTATAGCTGTGGAAAGCGCACTGGGAAAGGGGAGCATTTTCAAGCTTGAATTCCCTTTACCCGTAACGGATGAACTTGTGGAAGCGGACAAGCCTGATAATGATTCGATAACCATTCTACCGAAGAATGTGCTTGTTGTGGATGATGATCCTATATTGTTGAAAATAGCGGAAGACATGCTTGGGCGTAAGGGAGTTTCCTGCACAAGCTGTATGAATTTCCAGGAAGTCGTGGCTGCTCTTGGGCAATCGGATTATGATATGGTGCTGACAGATGTACAAATGCCGGACACCGACGGGTTCGCTCTGTTAAGGTTGCTCCGAAATTCAGATATTGGCAATTCAAAAACGATTCCGATAGCAGTCATGACAGCCCGTGGTGACAGCAATACTGATATTTATGAAAAAGAAGGGTTCGTAGGTTGTATTCATAAGCCGTTCAATATATATGCATTGCTGACTTTTTTATCATCCGTTATGTCTCAAGCAAAAGTATCAGATGCCGGTGAATTTGATTTTTCCCGTTTATTGGAAGGTACGGATGATAATATGCATATGTTATCTTTGGTTGTCGATGAATCCAGAAAGGAACTTGAGGACCTGGAATCAGCCTTGAAAGATGATGACCGTGAAGTTATGAGAAAAACAATACATCGAATGATACCTGTATGGGAAATGCTAGGAAAGGAATACTTGTTGCGTGATTTTCAAGAACGGTTACATGATATGGACAGTAGTGATGATTTTATTTGTGAACATGCAATTCTGATTATAGAGTGGGTAAAGAAATTGATAGAAGAAACAGAAAAAGAATTAAGGAAATATGAGAATACTGATTGTTGA
- a CDS encoding sigma-54 dependent transcriptional regulator, with translation MRILIVEDNMILSGMIEKWLHKAGYEVLTAIDEPGARSILKKNEISLVLGDVRLPEGDGISLLEWMIRSSMEIPFIVMTDYACISDAVRAIKLGAKDYLEKPVHQEQLLELMHSMMKSPVVVRKERSFVERTSEGARKAASLARRVAPSELSVLILGPSGSGKEVIAQMIHRYSDRREKPFVAVNCGSIPDDLQASEFFGAVKGAFTGAVSDRKGHFETANGGTLFLDEVGNMPYSMQILLLRVLQEKEFNPVGSDKVKHTDVRIISATNEDMKKAVKEGRFREDLYYRLAELEIVQPPLKDCKDDILPLAEFFRKEHSGRIRVKNEGFTEEARACMLGYDWPGNVRELNAKIKRAVIVADNALLDVCDLGLDNVDCSDNPDIRIIQEKERIRNLLDKNHGNVSKTAAELGCSRTALYKKMKKLGLK, from the coding sequence ATGAGAATACTGATTGTTGAGGACAATATGATACTTAGCGGCATGATTGAAAAATGGCTGCATAAAGCCGGTTACGAAGTTTTGACAGCTATAGATGAACCCGGTGCACGTAGTATCCTGAAGAAAAACGAAATCAGTCTGGTATTGGGAGACGTGCGCCTGCCGGAAGGTGACGGTATCAGCCTTCTGGAATGGATGATACGTTCCAGTATGGAAATTCCTTTTATTGTCATGACGGATTATGCCTGTATTTCGGATGCTGTCCGTGCCATCAAGCTCGGAGCAAAGGATTATCTGGAAAAGCCTGTCCACCAGGAACAACTGCTTGAATTAATGCACAGTATGATGAAAAGTCCGGTTGTAGTGCGTAAGGAGCGTTCTTTTGTAGAACGTACCAGCGAAGGCGCAAGGAAAGCCGCTTCACTGGCTCGTCGTGTGGCACCTTCGGAACTTTCAGTCCTGATACTCGGTCCGAGCGGAAGCGGTAAGGAAGTGATAGCCCAGATGATACATCGTTATAGTGACAGACGTGAGAAGCCTTTTGTTGCTGTCAATTGTGGAAGCATACCTGACGATTTGCAGGCTTCTGAATTTTTCGGTGCAGTCAAAGGAGCTTTTACAGGAGCTGTTTCAGACAGAAAAGGGCATTTTGAAACCGCTAATGGAGGAACCTTATTCCTGGATGAAGTCGGTAATATGCCGTATTCCATGCAGATTCTTCTTCTGCGTGTCCTTCAGGAAAAGGAGTTTAATCCGGTAGGGAGTGATAAAGTGAAACATACGGATGTACGTATTATTTCTGCTACCAATGAGGATATGAAAAAAGCGGTGAAGGAAGGTCGCTTTCGTGAGGATTTGTATTATCGCCTTGCAGAACTCGAAATTGTTCAACCGCCATTAAAAGATTGCAAAGACGATATTCTTCCGCTTGCCGAATTCTTCAGAAAAGAACATTCCGGTAGAATCCGTGTCAAGAATGAGGGATTTACCGAAGAAGCGAGAGCATGTATGTTGGGATATGACTGGCCGGGTAATGTGCGGGAATTGAACGCAAAGATCAAACGTGCGGTAATTGTTGCGGATAATGCATTATTGGATGTCTGTGACTTGGGACTGGACAATGTAGATTGTAGTGACAATCCGGATATTCGTATCATTCAGGAAAAGGAAAGGATACGAAATCTGCTTGATAAAAATCATGGTAATGTCAGTAAGACAGCAGCGGAACTCGGTTGCAGTCGTACGGCCCTGTACAAGAAAATGAAGAAACTTGGTCTGAAGTAA